CCCGCCCTCGAGCCCACGCCTGGTCGGCGACGTCGGCGAGGGGCGGGCCGCGCCAGAGCGCAAGCGCGTCGCGGAGCGTGCGGGCGGCGAGGTCCGCCCCCTCGGCCCGCGCACGGGAAACCAGCGCCGCGAAGCGCGAGACGTCGATGTCGTCGACGGTCAGGACGTAGCCGTGCGTCTTCGTCTCGATGCACCGGCCGGGAAGGGCCTTGCGCAAGTGGGAAACGTAGACCCGCAGCGTGTCGAGCGCCCGCTCGGGCGGGCTGCCGTCCCAGAGGTCTTCGATCAGGCGGTCGGTCGAGACCACCCGACCGGCCTCGACGGCCAGCCGAACGAGGAGCGCCCGCTCCTTCGGCCCCCCAAGAGAGATCTCCCTGCTCTCGTGGATGACCTGGAGGGGCCCGAGGATGCGCACCTCGAAACCCGACCCGTCGCCGCCACCCATCGCTGCAACCCCCTCAGGCTTCCCAGAAAGTCCTGGTCGGCGCCCGATTTGGCACAACTTTATCGGCTCACTGCCTTTCCTCAATGCCCGGGCCCGATCCTGGCGAGGCAGGTCGAGAGGTCCGAGGAGAGGAGGAGCGATGATCCGCAGGAGAGCTGAGGAGCGGAGGAGGCTTGAGGAGCTTCGATCCGTCGGCCTCTTCGCCGGCTGTACAGACGACGAGCTTCGGTGGCTGGACGGGCTCGGCGCTCGGATCCGAATTCCCGCGGGAACGCGGCTCATGACCGAGGGGACGGCTGCGCGCGAATGCTACCTGCTGCTCGAGGGAAGCGCGGCCGTCTCATCGACCGGAGGGCTTGTCGCGAACCTGGGGCCCGGCTCCCTCGTCGGCGAGATGGCCCTGCTCAGCCGACGTCCAAGGACTGCAACGGTCGAATCGGTGACTCCCCTATCCGTCATCGTCCTCCACCACGGCGAGTTCGCCCACTTAATGAAGCTTCCCGGGGTGGAAGCGAAGGTTAGGAGACTCGTCTCCGAGCGGACGATTTGCGCGCCGACCCGGCAGGCATCCAGGCTCCAGGGTACCGTCCGGCGATTCCTTCCGCCTCCGCCGGATGGGACGGTATTCGTCGCCCGGTTCCATCAGCGTTCGCGAGGCATTCCATGGAAGGAAAGCCGATAGGCTTGCTGTGCTCGCTGCGGGGGGAGTCTGATTGCCCGAGTTCGATCACGGCGGATGGCGTCTCTTCTTCGAGGACCTTGGAGAGGGAACGCCGGTCCTGCTCCTCCACGGTCTGTTCATGGACCACACCATGTTCGAGCATCAGGTCCGTTCCCTCTCACGAAGCTACCGGCTGATCACACCCGACCTGCGAAGCCATGGACGATCGGAGCACCGCTCCGAAGCACGCACGCTCTGGGACGTGATGGAGGATCAGGTGACTCTGCTCGACCGGCTCGGGATCGAGCGGGCCGTGTGGGGCGGCGCAAGCGTCGCAGGCCCGATATCGCTCCGGGCCGCACTTCGCCACCCGGATCGCGTCACCGGATTGATCTTGATCAGCACCCAAGCCGGTCCCGAGCATCCAGAGAGACTCCCCCTGTACGAAGCGTTCGCCGAGACGGTGGCGAGGCAAGGCTGGACCGACGACTCACTCGGCGTACTCGCGATGTCGTACTTCGGGAAAAGCGCGCCTACCGAACTGGGTCGACTTTGGCGCGACAGATGGCGCGCCCAGCCGGTCGCAGACGTTCAAGAGAT
The Actinomycetota bacterium genome window above contains:
- a CDS encoding winged helix-turn-helix domain-containing protein, coding for MGGGDGSGFEVRILGPLQVIHESREISLGGPKERALLVRLAVEAGRVVSTDRLIEDLWDGSPPERALDTLRVYVSHLRKALPGRCIETKTHGYVLTVDDIDVSRFAALVSRARAEGADLAARTLRDALALWRGPPLADVADQAWARGR
- a CDS encoding cyclic nucleotide-binding domain-containing protein, which gives rise to MIRRRAEERRRLEELRSVGLFAGCTDDELRWLDGLGARIRIPAGTRLMTEGTAARECYLLLEGSAAVSSTGGLVANLGPGSLVGEMALLSRRPRTATVESVTPLSVIVLHHGEFAHLMKLPGVEAKVRRLVSERTICAPTRQASRLQGTVRRFLPPPPDGTVFVARFHQRSRGIPWKESR
- a CDS encoding alpha/beta hydrolase, which encodes MPEFDHGGWRLFFEDLGEGTPVLLLHGLFMDHTMFEHQVRSLSRSYRLITPDLRSHGRSEHRSEARTLWDVMEDQVTLLDRLGIERAVWGGASVAGPISLRAALRHPDRVTGLILISTQAGPEHPERLPLYEAFAETVARQGWTDDSLGVLAMSYFGKSAPTELGRLWRDRWRAQPVADVQEIMRSLTRRESLLDRLGDVRVPSLVVYGEEDGIALKLEEVEAMVHALPQVVEYLRIPAAGHSPSIEQPEVTTAAISRFLDRLSG